In Cryptomeria japonica chromosome 10, Sugi_1.0, whole genome shotgun sequence, a genomic segment contains:
- the LOC131030253 gene encoding uncharacterized protein LOC131030253, giving the protein MPFGLTNVPETFFTLMNDVFRSLLDTCVVVYLDDILVFSRTVEGHRAHLAEVFKLLRNHNLFIKKEKCTFAQTEVQFLGHIVGHGMYKPDPEKLRAIEDWEPLRSVHDVRQFLGLTNYYRKFVFSYSKIAAPLTDLLKKDRGSKWGPKQQKAFEQLKEKLIKQPVLELPKYGEPFEVQTDAFDFSLGGVLM; this is encoded by the coding sequence ATGCCGTTTGGCTTAACTAATGTTCCAGAAACTTTTTTCACTCTCATGAATGATGTCTTCCGATCCTTGCTAGATACCTGTGTTGTTGTCTACCTGGATGACATCCTGGTCTTCAGTAGAACGGTGGAAGGGCATCGGGCTCACCTGGCTGAAGTATTTAAGCTACTACGGAACCACAATTtatttatcaaaaaagaaaaatgtaCTTTTGCACAGACTGAAGTCCAGTTTTTGGGACACATTGTTGGACATGGTATGTATAAACCAGATCCAGAGAAATTGCGAGCTATAGAAGATTGGGAACCACTCAGGTCAGTTCATGATGTGCGTCAGTTTTTAGGATTAACAAACTATTATAGGAAATTTGTTTTCAGTTATTCTAAGATTGCTGCTCCTTTAACTGATCTTTTAAAGAAGGACCGAGGCTCGAAATGGGGTCCCAAACAACAAAAGGCGTTTGAACAGTTAAAGGAAAAACTCATTAAGCAACCAGTCTTGGAATTGCCTAAGTATGGTGAACCATTTGAAGTACAAACAGATGCCTTCGACTTTTCTTTGGGTGGAGTCCTCATGTAG